Proteins found in one Microcella daejeonensis genomic segment:
- a CDS encoding histidine phosphatase family protein: MSRYVYLVRHGEQQDAEHGLPDGPLSGRGQRQARAIAERLSGVPFASVHTSPLQRAVETATQMTDRMPSMEPQLSSLLMDCIPSGPSPAMPHAFESFFGGITEEEIAAGEAQMADATAEWLSPSRDDRHDLLITHNFVIAWFVREVLDAPSWRWMGLNQANCGLTILRVRTAKPPVLVVHNDLGHLPVELRTGLPVEQPF; this comes from the coding sequence GTGTCTCGGTACGTGTATCTGGTCCGGCACGGCGAGCAGCAGGATGCCGAGCACGGGCTCCCCGACGGACCCTTGAGCGGTCGCGGGCAGCGTCAGGCCCGTGCGATCGCCGAGCGCCTGAGCGGGGTGCCGTTCGCGAGCGTGCACACTTCGCCCCTGCAGCGGGCGGTCGAGACGGCGACGCAGATGACCGACCGGATGCCCTCGATGGAGCCGCAGCTCTCCTCGCTGCTCATGGACTGCATCCCCTCGGGCCCGTCGCCGGCGATGCCGCACGCCTTCGAATCGTTCTTCGGCGGCATCACCGAGGAGGAGATCGCGGCCGGCGAGGCGCAGATGGCCGATGCGACCGCCGAATGGCTCTCCCCGTCACGGGATGACCGCCACGACCTCCTCATCACGCACAACTTCGTCATCGCCTGGTTCGTGCGCGAGGTGCTCGACGCGCCGTCCTGGCGCTGGATGGGTCTCAATCAGGCCAACTGCGGGCTCACTATCCTGCGGGTGCGCACGGCGAAGCCGCCGGTGCTCGTGGTGCACAACGACCTCGGCCATCTGCCGGTGGAGCTGCGCACGGGGCTCCCCGTCGAGCAGCCCTTCTAG
- a CDS encoding oxygenase MpaB family protein — translation MPRPAVVARARGRILTMFSGDPDGVPGWVRALETGDDEGWFGPDSAVWAVHNGTPTIVAGIRALLMQTLHPGAMAGVHDHSRYREDPLGRLSGTVRWVLTTTFADRAQAETGCAWVSRLHERVRGEYAGPDGDAVAYAAGDADLIGWVHCAFADAFIGSHETWGGPVPGGSDQYVREWATAGRLMGMADPPRSRQELDDAIASYLPVLRRDARVDEAVRWLRDPPLGRGVGPVYRILFAGAVASLPARYRALLGLRRAWWPAITLTRVALWGMRTVLGPESSSMRYTRMRLDRLAGARADAASDSEPTR, via the coding sequence ATGCCCCGTCCCGCCGTCGTCGCCCGCGCCCGCGGGCGCATCCTCACGATGTTCTCCGGCGACCCGGACGGCGTGCCCGGCTGGGTGCGCGCGCTCGAGACCGGTGACGACGAAGGCTGGTTCGGGCCGGACTCGGCGGTGTGGGCCGTGCACAACGGCACCCCCACGATCGTCGCCGGCATCCGCGCGCTTCTCATGCAGACGCTGCACCCCGGCGCCATGGCGGGCGTGCACGACCACTCGCGCTACCGGGAGGATCCGCTCGGACGCCTCTCCGGCACCGTGCGCTGGGTGCTGACCACCACCTTCGCCGACCGGGCGCAGGCCGAGACCGGATGCGCGTGGGTGAGCCGCCTGCACGAGCGCGTGCGGGGCGAGTACGCCGGCCCCGACGGCGACGCGGTCGCCTACGCGGCGGGCGATGCCGACCTCATCGGCTGGGTGCACTGCGCCTTCGCCGATGCGTTCATCGGCTCCCACGAGACCTGGGGCGGCCCCGTGCCGGGGGGATCCGATCAGTACGTGCGCGAGTGGGCGACGGCCGGTCGGCTCATGGGCATGGCCGACCCGCCGCGCTCGCGGCAGGAGCTCGACGACGCCATCGCCTCCTACCTCCCGGTTCTGCGGCGCGACGCGCGCGTCGACGAGGCCGTGCGCTGGCTGCGGGATCCGCCGCTCGGCCGCGGCGTCGGCCCGGTGTACCGCATCCTCTTCGCCGGCGCCGTCGCCTCGCTGCCCGCCCGGTACCGGGCCCTGCTCGGCCTGCGGCGCGCCTGGTGGCCCGCGATCACGCTCACCCGCGTCGCCCTGTGGGGGATGCGCACCGTGCTCGGCCCGGAATCGTCGAGCATGCGCTACACCCGGATGCGCCTCGACCGGCTCGCGGGCGCGCGGGCCGACGCGGCCAGCGACTCGGAGCCGACCCGCTAG
- a CDS encoding TetR/AcrR family transcriptional regulator has product MSATTTAASPAAHSPSSAASPNEDAPAPVPRVAPAKGRILATAMRRFYDDGIRPVGVDLLISESQVTKATFYKHFGSKDRLVLDYITARRDATLESITSLLAAHEDAAVGLRLVGDAVVAQIQAPGYRGCPFVNAAAEFADPAHPVRGVVTGFHESIHELFEGALVRLGHPMPGEAADRLVLAYVGAMTWAYVGDVIAASSAVRGTIERITAEAR; this is encoded by the coding sequence GTGTCGGCGACCACCACCGCAGCCTCCCCCGCTGCGCACTCCCCCTCGTCCGCAGCGAGCCCGAACGAGGACGCCCCCGCCCCGGTCCCCCGGGTCGCCCCGGCGAAGGGCCGCATCCTCGCGACGGCGATGCGGCGGTTCTACGACGACGGCATCCGGCCCGTCGGCGTCGACCTCCTCATCTCCGAATCGCAAGTCACCAAGGCGACGTTCTACAAGCACTTCGGCTCGAAGGACCGCCTGGTGCTCGACTACATCACCGCCCGGCGCGACGCGACGCTGGAGTCGATCACGAGCCTGCTCGCCGCCCACGAGGACGCCGCCGTCGGCCTGCGCCTCGTCGGCGACGCCGTGGTCGCGCAGATCCAGGCGCCCGGGTACCGCGGCTGCCCCTTCGTGAACGCCGCCGCCGAATTCGCCGACCCCGCCCACCCGGTGCGCGGCGTCGTCACCGGATTCCACGAGTCCATCCACGAGCTCTTCGAGGGAGCGCTCGTGCGCCTCGGCCACCCCATGCCGGGCGAGGCCGCCGACCGGCTCGTCCTCGCCTACGTGGGCGCCATGACGTGGGCGTACGTCGGCGACGTGATCGCCGCGAGCT